The sequence TATTTTTTCGGGGTCGATTTCTTCATCCGGCATTTCGTAGTATGACTTAACAAAGTCAACATCCTCTTCAATAAGGGTACTCATGGGATCCGGGTCATACCATACTTCAGTAGCTTGAGTCACACTGCGAAGTGTCGTGTATTCCAACGCACATTGAACATTCTTGGCCCGATCCTTTGTCTTGCTAACATCTGGCTTCAAATACACAGACAACGAAGGGGTTTTGATCTTCTTAGCAACATTGATAATCTCTCTCAATCGGGGAACACCGAGAGTCACATTCTTTGCACTCACACCAGCATAATGAAAGGTGTTTAGAGTCATTTGGGTTGCAGGCTCACCAATTGACTGCGCTGCAACACACCCAATCATTTCTCCAGGTGCAACAAGTGACTGTAAGAACCTCGACTCTATCTCACCAATAACCCACTCAAATGCCTCACGTGTAAGTCTGTACTCACTCAACACTCGTTTGCTAGCAAACGTGCTACGCAGGAGAATGTTGAAGAACAGAGTTGCATTCTTTTGAGCTTCAATACTCAACAAATCATCACCGGGAACAACTCGCAAGCGTTCTTGAAGCTTATCAACAGCTTCCACGATTTCCATGGGGTGCATATCCGAAGGCCGCCTCAAATCAACCTTAAAAGTCTTTTGCGCATTCCATATCAGTCGTTTAAGATTCACGGGCATTGGCCACGAGTTATCACCAGTAGTAGCGATCTCGGTTCCAAGTTGGACTCGATCGGCTTCGAGTTTTTGAACTTCAGCATCAAACACATTGCGGAATTCCCGAATAGTTTTTAAATCCTCGACATGTTCTGGAAGCATATAACTTGGATTCCAGTTTTCATCATCAATCTCATATCTGAAAAGCCGGTCAAACTCCTTTTTCTTGATTTTTAATGAATCAAGTTTCTGACTTTCAATCCAAACTGCATCCATACCATCTTCACCATATAGAAACTGAATAACATCTCCCAGAGAATTCCTGACTGTACCGTCGTACTTGACCATAATATCTTCCATGGCTTTTACTAACCGCCTTTGAATATAACCAGTTTCAGATGTTTTGACAGCAGTGTCAATTAGACCTTCTCTACCACCCATGGCGTGAAAAAAGAATTCTTGCGGTGTTAATCCTCGAAGATACGAGTTCTCCACAAACCCACGGCTTTCAGGCCCATAATCATCTTTTGTGAAATGAGGAAGAGTCCGGTCTATGAAACCATATGGAATTCTCTTACCCTCAACGTTTTGCTGCCCCACACAAGCAGTCATCTGTGATATATTGATGAAACTTCCTTTTGAACCTGCCGTCACCATTGCCTTAAGATTGTTGCTTTCTGATAAACTTTTTTGGGCACTACTTCCTGCATCATCACGAGCCTTGTTTAACACCTGAAAACAGCAGTAGCAGCATCGTTAATACATATATCTATTAGATAATGCAAGATGAGAAGGGTTGGGCGTGTAAGGTAATAGACTAACAGTTTGGGACTTAAAACCGGCCACTTTAACAAGGGGGGGTCAGTTTGGACTTGTGAAAAAACATTTTGACATTTTGCTAAGAACACTTGTCTGCACACATTTCGAAATCTgcttaaaaatatattaaatgaggcTATATGCATAAAAATTTAAACTTTTGGCAACTTGCAACTTGTTTGACCATTGCCATTTTTATTTCACTCGTCTGGCCCATTTGAGATATGCACGCGGGCAAATCAACCCTTTACGATGGGGGTTGAAGCTAGCAACACTATCATCTATATATGCAAGCAGTTCCAATCTTGAGGAGCATTGAGCATATCCATGTACCTGATTAACTCTATTTTCGAATGACTCCATCATGGTACGACCAGGCTCTGCTTCCAGCTGTTTATCTTGAGCAGCCCTAATAAGTTCTTTCACCTCATTTTTGGCTTTGGAAATAGTTTCGTTGATGGTTTCCATAGTGGATGCATCAGCAATTGTGTCTCCAATCCCAATGCTGAACCCTTGTTGCAAAAGCCAGTAGTTCACAAGCCACTGCGTATGTCCAAGAAACTTACGAGCAGCATCTGGACCAACCTCCTCcctgtaatataataataattatcaactaTCAACTGCATTCATGCATGCCTACAAATTACCTTACCATaaagtatatagatatagatatagatatggatGGTAGGAGTAGAAAAGAACACACCATATGACGTGTATAAGACTTCCAGTGGATGCACCGAGCGTTTTCTTACAAAGAGTACCAGTGATCACCTCTCCCTTCTCTATTCGAACTTGAGTGTCACCAGGCGTTAGATGCCCGGTTTCAGTTTCTGAATGCCAAGCTGCTGTTCTGATGAGATTAATCTGCTTTGGGATAATGAGATTGAACACCTGTTTCCCCGTCCACAGAGGTCTTGGTTTCAAAATGGTGGGTGTTGGAACTTTTCCATCAAAATCTTCCCACCACATCAATATATTCATGAAAACGTCCTGCACAGATATACAAGGTTGTTAACTCACAGAGTATAACATGATATCGGCAACGAatgacagaaagaaaaaaaaaaacgcaaTAAAAAAACAGACAGCAAGAAACTATATCTCTCATTGGTTGTGATAAGCACCTTCTCAATGAATGTATCCCTCTTGGTGACTTTACGACAGCCTAAAAGTGTATCTTGCACAATACCCATAACAGGCCTATTTGCTTGAGGCGAGACAATGCATTTAGGCACCATCATCAACTCAAGAACCTCTGCTCTTGTTTCAAATGACTGAGGTACGTGCATGTTCATTTCATCTCCGTCAAAATCAGCATTATATGGTGAAGTGACTGACAGATTTAACCGGAAGGTGGAGTATGGCATGATTTTGATCCTATGCCCCATTATGGACATCTTATGCAGACTCGGTTGTCGATTGAAAAGTACAAAATCTCCATCATTCAAGTGTCGCTCCACCTGTATATAATCAAACCAATAACTCTTTAAATACGGGAGAGGACAGCGGATGGAACAAAAGTGATTGTGTGATTTTGAATAACTAACATTCAGATAATATGACCAAAACGAACGTGCTTTAATAAAAATAAAGGGAGATGTTCATCAAATTAGGTTACAAGAAGGACATAATCAGCTGAATCTAATTTTACCCTTTGATGATATGTTCTTTTGAAGCTAAATGAAACTGATTATGTAACATAGTTAATTTAGATAATCAAAAGCAGTAGCAGGTAATCCACAGGTTAAACAAATATCACAACTTAAAAGTCACGACAAGAAAGTAATCAGTTTCAAACAAAAAATAAATCTAAATGTCCCATAAAACAGAAGCGTATATTAAAAGAACAGGACTCTATCAAGAccaagaaaaaaaaatacaaagaAGGTACATGCCTTGTATCCAAACTCCAGATGATGATCGCTGCTTTTCTTCAAGTAACGAAGATCAAGCCTTTGACCATCTTCCCTGATGATATATTTGGCTCCAGTTTTACCAGGGGGAGGATGGGGACCGTACTCAACAAGCTCCTTCAGCCTATTAAAATTTAGGAGAACAATACCATCAGCCCAAGTCAAAACAGAACAAAGAATATAAAAAAGATAATGAGTTAGAAGAAAAGGAGTAGACCTTTCTATGTTATAAGGAGTAACTGTTTCGGGATAAGTAAGATTAAGAGCAATACTCCATGGTACTCCCAGTTGATCTATGTTAATGGTTGGATCTGGGGTGATGACAGTACGTGCTGAAAAGTCAACACGCTTTCCCATCAGGTTGCCTCTAATCCGACCTTCCTTGGCCTTGAGCCTACTGCATATGGATTTGATAGGACGACCTGACCGTTGTGTAGCCTGCGGGATGACAAGAATTCCATATTGTGGAAATGTAATTACTCTTTAATCGGTGAATAACATGAGTACATGACATGAACGATGCCATATTTATACATACCCTGGGCTGACCCGGGAGCTCATTGTCGAAATATGTGGCAACATGAAACTGCAGTAGCTGAGCAAACTCGGAGATAATGTGAGCAGGAGCTCCATTCCTTTCTTGCCTCCTCAGATTCTCATTGTGTCTGATTATCATGGCCAGCTGATGGGTTAAGTCGTCCTATTACACAAATAAATACAAGATAACAGAAATGAGAAGAAATCCTGCAAGGCGTTTTCGAGTTAAGCCCCTTTGAGATTCTGAACTAGAGGTGAGATTTTTAACCAATTTATTATTTAAAGGGTCAACTCGAGTTACAAAGAATGGTAAAAGGTTtccccatactctgatgtacgcaacCAGCATGATTACTCTTCCAACCCAtccctggccaccactaaatattcgtcctagacaggattcgaacctaagacctcttgcAAGGATTACTCAGGCCCCAAACACTCGGCTGTCTTGTGATGGTTTATAATTTAAAGGGTCAACTTGAGTTACAGCTGACGTCAAATGAGTTAAACGGGCGTAAAATAAGGGGTCGCGTCTAAAGTCACCTGAATCGTATTTTTATTTCATTATTGTAATCATTTTTCTGAAATAATATTTGACCCGAATTCTTGTAATAAATTGAACCGGAAGTGTCTCAGTTCCAACTTCCAACCAGACATGTCACGTGTCTCAATATTAAACATTATGTTTAGAACATTATTTGGACAAGCACAAACAAAATTTCGTTTTTGGGGAACAGATGTTAAATCATGTGGGTCAAGAAGAGTCCACATGAGCAGGGCCAAAGCACATAATCAGACAACTTGCCTCACTTCTAGCTGAGGTATCCATCATGACAGATGGTCGGACTGGAGGCGGTGGTATTGGAAGGACCTGCAAGATCATCCAATCTGGGCGAGCATATTTGGGGTTCAAGCCCAACAACAAGCAATCTTCATCACTTACTCTTTTTAACACACTCAGGACCTAAAAACATTAATTATTATGAGCATTTCAATATAAGAAACAcaacaggtatatatatatatatatatatatatatatatatatatacacgatgaAATTAGAGTTCCAAAATGATACTCTTTCTGCAGAAAGTTGCTGCTTTCTTTCAGCTGGCTCAGGAAGCTGCTCTGAGTCGTCACTTTTCTTCTTCTGAAGCTTGTATTCTGCAACCATTTTCATACCTTCAATAGTAATCTTCGGCTGCTGGGCCCCACAACCCCCTCGGCTCTTTTTGACCGGCTCATCACCATCTTGGTTTTGAGAATCAATCTCATCACCACCGTCACATTTAGTTTTGCTCTTGCATGCATCTAAGATTTTTTTAAGCCTGTTTTTTGGGTTTCTTATTTTCTGTGCTTGCTTGAACTTATGATCTTCCTGTGGAAGCAAAAACAAAGAGGGATCACGTAAAACATAATATTGTCTAGAATACAAGCAAGCACACGTAGAAAGACTGATAACCAAGAAGACTGTATAGATCcaattacacacacacacaaaaaaaaaaaaaaaaaaacaaaacaaatctTGACTTCAAATGTTTATCCACTTCCTTCAAATCCACCAGAATAGGCATAACTCAAACAAACAGAAATGAAAATATTCTTtaagaaataaaaggacaaataTATCACAAATATGGATGAAATAATTGATAGGACACATAGTCATGAATGTAACAGACTATTTGTTTGTGTGGCTTAATTAACAAGTCTCTTGCCGTGTTATCCACGAGAATAGGCATAATTCCATTCCAACAAATAGATATGGAAATATTCTTTAAGGAATAAAAGGACAAATATATTACAAATATGGAAGTAATAATTGATAGGACACATAGTCATGAATGTAACAGAATATGTTGAAAATCATCAGAGATGACAACACTAGTAACACACCCTTGAACAGTCAACACGGCAAGAGACTTGTTAATTAAACCACACAACAAATACTGTATAAGATGAGCGTGTCAAATGTATGTTTAAGCTTCCGATATAGAACAAAATTAATTATGCAGAAGAGATTTGTTACTACAACCCCACAACATCACTTTACATAGATACTACTAGTATGAATATGAATTTGGTCCATGACAGTTATGGTTTATATTTCAGATATATACTTGATGACATTCCCAATTCCGACTCTGCGGTACACATAGTGATATTGACATACAGATGCGATTGCACTCAGGCAAGAAGACACTAGTAGCCAAATGCATATAGATAAATCAAATCCAAGATTGTGTGGATGTATAGTAGTAATATACCTCATCAGCAAGGATCTTGGAGCAATTAAAGCAAACACATCGCATAATACTGAGTACGGTCTTCATAAATCCAATATGAAACATAGGTTTAGCAAGCTCAAGATGTCCAAAATGACCAGGGCACTCAGCCATATTGGCCATACAAGTCTCACATTTGAGCTTCCTATCAATCGTCCCGAGCCTGGGATCACTAAGTCCTGCTACTTTTGGTTTCCCCCTTTCTGTTGTTTCACCATGCTCTATGTGCACCACTGACATTTGCCTCTGTATTATGTAACAATCAATCAGACAAACAGTCAtcatttttcttttattattatattactaataattactattactatttaaaGATGGTGGAAAAAAAAAGAGAGCAATAGATAGAAAAGGGGTTATTACAATTTCATCGGGACTGAGGATACCGAACTGAACCACACGGACTTTTGAAACTTCAGCCGGAGAGTACGGAAACCGTATAtccattatttattgttattactgAGTAGGAACGTAAATTTACCCAAATTCTATTCTATCAGTTTTTATACTTCAATCGACATTAAGAATTACGCACAGGTAAAACCCTAATTATCTCATATACCTCACCGCACTATATAGAATCACAAGAGAAACAATATTAATTGAGGAAGATATCAATCAGAGACACTAGATGTCTATAATAAATATTACAAAGATCAACTAGAATAGAATCGTATAAAAATCAGAGACCATAGAGGGGAGAAAAAGAGAGAGAGGAAGGAGCGTTTGTGTTTTATAGGGCGCTTCTTTCCTCCTCCTTTCTACGTGATCTCCTATTTTGCAGCTTATCAATAACATCCCATAACCTCTATTTTTTATTACTTTGACCACCAAACTTGGTCTGTTTTTAACAAATGACCTAAAACCAACAAATTTTATACGTACGTCACTCACATCTAAAGAGGGTTTTTATTAGGTAATAATTATTATTTCTCAAACTCCTTACATACCACTTAATCTAATGATTCAAAATAATCtcttattttaattaactaataaatCACTTTTTTACTTTTAAACTACCTAAAATGTCCTTTAATACTAAATCACATGGAAGAAAATTAACAGTGCAGGGGTTCATGAAGTTGCATTCATTTGTAAGGTTACACCAAACCAAATACGTAGCCGCTACAGAAAAATTACATGGCACCAAAATATTAGGGTTTAACAATCGATGCCAAACTGATCAAATCCATTGTAAAAATCAGCCTCTCCATGCCAAGTTTCTAATGTTTTTTCAGTTAATTCAACAATTTTATTCTATCCATATGAAAATACGGGGTAACTGAAAAATTATTACGGAACGAAGAACCCAAGCAGATTGGATTCAAAGAATACTTAATTGTCTGAAGCTTTTTTGTCAAATCTCAAAGTCGATCGGCTTTTTCATCGCTGCATAAATCAAATTCAGATCCAAAAATCCATCGGATGAAATCAAAGTCATTCGGGCTTCATCAGATCATTCAAAATTGTTGAGTTTTGTTACCTATCCATACATATGTTTCTTGTCCAGAATTCAATTGCAGGTGTATTTACAATGTCTGTTGGGACATCAATGGCTGGATGAGCATGGCTATTCTCTTTTTAATTTGAACATTTGTTGTTGTGATTTGATTTTGAATATGGTATGTTTGTCGAATACGGATTTATCGATTGAATGATAAATTTTGTTTGCACACCAACTGTTTGGTTAAATGATTGAATGGGTATATAAAAGTTGCAAATATGTTTGAACTAATATTGTATCAAGAATCAATTCGAATACAAAATGATTTTGAGTCTTTCGAGCAGTTCAATCAAACTTTTAAATGTTTCAGATTTGTTTTCCAGTTTTAATGCTGGATCCACCATCGTAATTAAAGACGTTGTGAATATTAATTCATCTTAATGATCTGTAGACCTAGAACAATAacactcaaaattaattatatgtttATGTTTGGGAACATTCTGTTGTTATGCTATTTCAGTCACTTAGGATTGGATTAGCTAATATAATATGTGAGAAATTATTTTTTTGGTAAGAACTTGTCAGCCTAATAAAGTACTTACATTCGTTCCATAGTTGATTACAATATACATTAAAGGGTGTAATTTTATGCTCTAAAAATTTGTGATCTATATTTGATTTTCTGCCTATTACAGGGATTGGTACAACTGCAAGTGTATTGGATGACGATGGTGTTTTGGACATCGGTAGTACCATTTTCCTGGAGACTACATGGATTGCTATGGAAAAAAAATTTCTCCTTAGGCTTGGTTCGTAGCATCATAATCAACTGTTAGGTGAGGTCTCCGGAGATTGGAGGACACTAATTAGAGGCAACCAAAAAAGCAGACAAATCACGGAGGTATATTGTACGGAGTATTTATATTACAGCATATACAATATTTTCTATGTTACTCTTACTTTTTGTAGGTCTCATTTTGTACTATGTGAAAGAACTTATAGTAATATTTAATGCTAGGTCAATAATTCTATGATGAGTGCTCAAGGACATATTGTTAAGCCGATTTTTGGTAACACTGCCTAAGGTTTACAAAATTCATTCATGCATCTAAGACCATTCTTAATATGTTATTTGTTATAGAGGAAATAATGGAATGATCCTTATGTTCAAACTGAATGAGACTATTTGCTTTGCTTAAATATGTTATTTGTTCTCAATCTTTTTATCATCATTATATGTATTTTGAGCAATAACATGTGTTTATAAACTTATGTGTGATGTGTGATTCAGCTTTATGTAAGTTTGTCATAACTTTTATATGTGAAATATAAAAGATCAACTAATGATGGCAATTAATGGTCAGATGTTTGCCCTTAATGAGCTCATACATCTCACTTTATTCGATTTACCCTGCCTTTTTTGTTATTTGATGCATCATGTTTGGTTTTGAAAATATGTCGATTAGCTAAAATATTTCAGTTTATTGTC comes from Rutidosis leptorrhynchoides isolate AG116_Rl617_1_P2 chromosome 4, CSIRO_AGI_Rlap_v1, whole genome shotgun sequence and encodes:
- the LOC139839816 gene encoding DNA-directed RNA polymerase II subunit RPB1-like, encoding MDIRFPYSPAEVSKVRVVQFGILSPDEIRQMSVVHIEHGETTERGKPKVAGLSDPRLGTIDRKLKCETCMANMAECPGHFGHLELAKPMFHIGFMKTVLSIMRCVCFNCSKILADEEDHKFKQAQKIRNPKNRLKKILDACKSKTKCDGGDEIDSQNQDGDEPVKKSRGGCGAQQPKITIEGMKMVAEYKLQKKKSDDSEQLPEPAERKQQLSAERVLSVLKRVSDEDCLLLGLNPKYARPDWMILQVLPIPPPPVRPSVMMDTSARSEDDLTHQLAMIIRHNENLRRQERNGAPAHIISEFAQLLQFHVATYFDNELPGQPRATQRSGRPIKSICSRLKAKEGRIRGNLMGKRVDFSARTVITPDPTINIDQLGVPWSIALNLTYPETVTPYNIERLKELVEYGPHPPPGKTGAKYIIREDGQRLDLRYLKKSSDHHLEFGYKVERHLNDGDFVLFNRQPSLHKMSIMGHRIKIMPYSTFRLNLSVTSPYNADFDGDEMNMHVPQSFETRAEVLELMMVPKCIVSPQANRPVMGIVQDTLLGCRKVTKRDTFIEKDVFMNILMWWEDFDGKVPTPTILKPRPLWTGKQVFNLIIPKQINLIRTAAWHSETETGHLTPGDTQVRIEKGEVITGTLCKKTLGASTGSLIHVIWEEVGPDAARKFLGHTQWLVNYWLLQQGFSIGIGDTIADASTMETINETISKAKNEVKELIRAAQDKQLEAEPGRTMMESFENRVNQVLNKARDDAGSSAQKSLSESNNLKAMVTAGSKGSFINISQMTACVGQQNVEGKRIPYGFIDRTLPHFTKDDYGPESRGFVENSYLRGLTPQEFFFHAMGGREGLIDTAVKTSETGYIQRRLVKAMEDIMVKYDGTVRNSLGDVIQFLYGEDGMDAVWIESQKLDSLKIKKKEFDRLFRYEIDDENWNPSYMLPEHVEDLKTIREFRNVFDAEVQKLEADRVQLGTEIATTGDNSWPMPVNLKRLIWNAQKTFKVDLRRPSDMHPMEIVEAVDKLQERLRVVPGDDLLSIEAQKNATLFFNILLRSTFASKRVLSEYRLTREAFEWVIGEIESRFLQSLVAPGEMIGCVAAQSIGEPATQMTLNTFHYAGVSAKNVTLGVPRLREIINVAKKIKTPSLSVYLKPDVSKTKDRAKNVQCALEYTTLRSVTQATEVWYDPDPMSTLIEEDVDFVKSYYEMPDEEIDPEKISPWLLRIELNREMMVDKKLSMADIAEKINLEFDDDLTCIFNDDNAEKLILRIRIMNDEAPKGELQDESAEDDVFLKKIESNMLTEMALRGIPDINKVFIKSGKVNKFDENEGFKPEVEWMLDTEGVNLLAVMTHEDVDALRTTSNHLIEVIEVLGIEAVRRSLLDELRVVISFDGSYVNYRHLAILCDTMTYRGHLMAITRHGINRNDTGPMMRCSFEETVDILLDAAVYAETDYLRGVTENIMLGQLAPIGTGDCSLLLNEQMLQQAIDVQLPSYMDGLDIGMTPGRSPITPFHDGSMSPTNYLLSPNLRLSPINDAQFSPYVGGMGFSPTSSPGYSPSSPGYSPSSPGYSPTSPGYSPTSPGYSPTSPGYSPTSPTYSPSSPGYSPTSPTYSPTSPSYSPTSPSYSPTSPSYSPTSPSYSPTSPSYSPTSPAYSPTSPAYSPTSPAYSPTSPSYSPTSPSYSPTSPSYSPTSPSYSPTSPSYSPTSPSYSPTSPAYSPTSPGYSPTSPSYSPTSPSYSPTSPSYNPSSAKYSPSLAYSPSSPRPSSPYSPTSPNYSPTSPSYSPTSPSYSPSSPTYSPSSPYGSGVGPDYSPSSPQYSPSAGYSPSAPGYSPSSTSQYTPQTSNKDDGSRP